In one window of Nocardiopsis aegyptia DNA:
- a CDS encoding Gfo/Idh/MocA family protein, whose translation MDHVNLTDHLGAALGRPLTLAVVGAGARGRAYARMAADTGAARVVAVAEPDRARREDLAHAFGISGDHAFTGWAELAARPRLADAAVVATLDHDHLGAATALAGAGYDLLLEKPVATTEADCDAIGRAVERAGVTAAVCHVLRYTPYTSALRALVESGAIGEVVSVQHLEPVGHAHFAHSYVRGNWHDERTSGFSLLTKSCHDVDWLAYLVGRPVARVSSFGGLHHFRPEHRPAGAADRCVHCPRQVEAACPYSAARMYRDGLREDSPHRHFTQVMAGELTSEAVERALRHGDYGRCVYGGHNDVADHQVVNLEFDGGATASFTMTAFTPMEDRRTTVFGTRGQVTGDGRHVHHFDFLTGRTTTTDTWERAPEGPDGHGGGDAGLVAAFVAALHQGRPELIRSGLAESIATHRVVFAAERARRQDRVVVL comes from the coding sequence ATGGATCACGTCAACCTCACCGACCACCTGGGGGCGGCGCTGGGGCGCCCGCTCACGCTCGCCGTGGTGGGGGCCGGGGCCCGGGGGCGCGCCTACGCGCGCATGGCCGCCGACACCGGGGCGGCCCGGGTGGTGGCCGTCGCCGAGCCGGACCGGGCGCGGCGCGAGGACCTGGCGCACGCCTTCGGGATCAGCGGTGACCACGCCTTCACCGGCTGGGCGGAGCTGGCCGCCCGCCCGCGTCTGGCCGACGCCGCCGTCGTGGCGACCCTGGACCACGACCACCTGGGCGCCGCCACCGCGCTGGCCGGGGCCGGTTACGACCTGCTGCTGGAGAAGCCCGTGGCCACCACCGAGGCGGACTGCGACGCGATCGGGCGGGCCGTGGAGCGGGCCGGTGTGACGGCGGCCGTGTGCCACGTGCTGCGCTACACCCCCTACACCAGCGCGCTCAGGGCGCTGGTGGAGTCCGGTGCGATCGGGGAGGTCGTCAGCGTCCAGCACCTGGAGCCGGTCGGCCACGCCCACTTCGCGCACTCCTACGTGCGGGGCAACTGGCACGACGAGCGCACCTCGGGTTTCAGCCTGCTCACCAAGAGCTGCCATGACGTGGACTGGCTCGCCTACCTGGTCGGGCGGCCCGTGGCCAGGGTGTCATCCTTCGGCGGCCTGCACCACTTCCGGCCCGAGCACCGCCCGGCCGGGGCGGCGGATCGGTGCGTGCACTGCCCCCGGCAGGTGGAGGCCGCCTGCCCGTACTCGGCGGCGCGCATGTACCGCGACGGGCTGCGCGAGGACAGCCCGCACCGGCATTTCACCCAGGTGATGGCCGGAGAGCTCACCAGCGAGGCCGTGGAGCGCGCCTTGCGCCACGGCGACTACGGCCGGTGCGTGTACGGCGGCCACAACGACGTCGCCGACCACCAGGTCGTCAACCTGGAGTTCGACGGCGGCGCCACCGCCTCGTTCACGATGACGGCCTTCACCCCGATGGAGGACCGCCGCACGACGGTGTTCGGCACGCGTGGGCAGGTCACCGGCGACGGCCGCCACGTCCACCACTTCGACTTCCTGACCGGGCGGACCACGACCACCGACACCTGGGAGCGGGCCCCCGAGGGGCCGGACGGGCACGGCGGGGGTGACGCGGGCCTGGTGGCCGCTTTCGTGGCGGCCCTGCACCAGGGGCGGCCGGAGCTGATCCGCTCCGGCCTGGCCGAGAGCATCGCCACGCACCGGGTGGTGTTCGCCGCCGAGCGCGCCCGCCGCCAGGACAGGGTCGTCGTGCTGTGA
- a CDS encoding NupC/NupG family nucleoside CNT transporter, with the protein MNILWGLGGMAALMAIAVAFSSDWRAIKPRTVLGALAMQLAIGVLVLYWEPGQRALAWASQGVGAVIHASDAGIDFLFGDLVAGEGMVFALQVLPVVIFVASLVAVLFHLGIMQRVINVIGGALQWVLGTSRAESMNAAANVFVGQSEAPLFIRPYLARMTRSELFAVMVGGVSTVSGTVLLGYSLLGARLDYLIAASFMAAPAALLMAKIIIPETERAETAVGVTDSERAGGAGAAPAPAEVPGGVSVQAKDGGQATEEAAEEGQEAGQDRPRNVIDAAARGAADGLKLAATIGAMLLAFISLVALLNLILGAVGGLFGAPDLSFQQLIGYVFAPVMTLIGVPWSEAVASGGFVGQKIVLNEFVAFVDFAPQIEDFSPKTAAITTFALTGFANLGSLAILLGGVGSLVPGRRGEIAELGLRVILAGTLANLMSAAIAGMLIG; encoded by the coding sequence ATGAACATACTCTGGGGCCTGGGCGGTATGGCCGCCCTGATGGCCATCGCCGTCGCGTTCTCCAGCGACTGGCGCGCGATCAAGCCGCGCACGGTCCTGGGCGCGCTGGCCATGCAGCTGGCCATCGGTGTCCTGGTCCTGTACTGGGAGCCGGGGCAGCGCGCGCTCGCCTGGGCCTCACAGGGGGTCGGCGCGGTCATCCACGCCTCCGACGCCGGGATCGACTTCCTGTTCGGCGACCTGGTGGCGGGCGAGGGCATGGTCTTCGCCCTCCAGGTGCTGCCCGTGGTGATCTTCGTGGCCTCCCTGGTCGCGGTGCTCTTCCACCTGGGCATCATGCAGAGGGTCATCAACGTCATCGGCGGCGCCCTGCAGTGGGTGCTGGGCACCAGCCGGGCCGAGTCGATGAACGCCGCCGCGAACGTGTTCGTGGGCCAGTCCGAGGCGCCGCTGTTCATCCGCCCCTACCTGGCCAGGATGACCCGCTCGGAACTGTTCGCCGTGATGGTCGGCGGCGTCTCGACCGTGTCCGGGACGGTGCTGCTGGGCTACTCGCTGCTGGGAGCGCGGCTGGACTACCTGATCGCGGCCAGCTTCATGGCCGCCCCGGCGGCGCTGCTGATGGCCAAGATCATCATCCCCGAGACCGAGCGGGCCGAGACCGCGGTCGGCGTGACTGATTCCGAGCGGGCCGGCGGCGCGGGCGCGGCGCCCGCCCCGGCCGAGGTCCCCGGGGGTGTGTCGGTCCAGGCGAAGGACGGCGGGCAGGCCACCGAGGAGGCTGCCGAAGAGGGGCAGGAGGCCGGGCAGGACAGGCCGCGCAACGTCATCGACGCCGCCGCCCGGGGCGCGGCGGACGGCCTGAAGCTGGCGGCGACCATCGGCGCCATGCTGCTGGCGTTCATCTCGCTGGTCGCCCTGCTCAACCTGATCCTGGGCGCGGTCGGCGGACTGTTCGGCGCGCCGGACCTGAGCTTCCAGCAGCTCATCGGCTACGTGTTCGCCCCGGTCATGACGCTGATCGGCGTGCCGTGGAGCGAGGCGGTCGCCTCGGGCGGCTTCGTGGGGCAGAAGATCGTGCTCAACGAGTTCGTGGCCTTCGTCGACTTCGCTCCGCAGATCGAGGACTTCAGTCCCAAGACCGCGGCGATCACCACCTTCGCGCTGACGGGGTTCGCCAACCTCGGCTCGCTGGCGATCCTGCTGGGCGGGGTCGGCAGCCTGGTCCCCGGGCGCAGGGGCGAGATCGCCGAACTGGGCCTGCGGGTGATCCTGGCCGGAACCCTGGCCAACCTGATGAGCGCCGCGATCGCGGGCATGCTCATCGGCTGA
- a CDS encoding MFS transporter yields MTPETGQRAARTGKSWITDWDPENETFWREKGRPVAQRNLWASIFSEHIGFSIWSIWSVLVLFMTPATGFDWAPEQKFLLVSVVAFVGAVLRVPYTLAVPFFGGRNWTIISSTMLLVPTGLAVFLIQAPQTPYWLFLVLAAIAGIGGGNFSSSMANINFYFPEKEKGWALGMNAGGGNIGVATVQLVGLGVIALFTAQGGHFVPLFYVPFILLAIWVAIRHMNNLAGARSDASAQLAATKDRHFWIMSFLYVGTFGSFIGFGFAFGLLLQNQFGLEPLQAASITFLGPTIGSLIRPIGGKMADRFGGARVTLWNFVAMVAGTGVVVAAINADSLAVFIGAFCVVFVLTGIGNGSTYKMIPSIYAAKAQNAIAQGAPREETLAYNKRIASSMLGLIGAMGAMGGVAINLVFRESFRATESAAPGFLAFLAFYTVCAIITYAVYMRTPAATASTTTPTGTTETVAR; encoded by the coding sequence GTGACCCCCGAGACTGGCCAACGCGCCGCCCGCACGGGCAAGAGCTGGATCACCGACTGGGATCCCGAGAACGAGACGTTCTGGCGGGAGAAGGGGCGCCCGGTCGCCCAGCGCAACCTGTGGGCCTCGATCTTCTCCGAGCACATCGGCTTCTCCATCTGGAGCATCTGGTCGGTGCTGGTCCTGTTCATGACCCCCGCCACCGGGTTCGACTGGGCGCCCGAGCAGAAGTTCCTGCTGGTGTCGGTGGTCGCCTTCGTCGGCGCGGTCCTGCGGGTGCCCTACACCCTGGCCGTGCCCTTCTTCGGCGGCCGCAACTGGACGATCATCTCCTCCACGATGCTGCTGGTCCCCACCGGCCTGGCGGTCTTCCTCATCCAGGCACCGCAGACGCCCTACTGGCTCTTCCTGGTCCTGGCGGCCATCGCCGGCATCGGCGGCGGCAACTTCTCCTCCTCCATGGCCAACATCAACTTCTACTTCCCCGAGAAGGAGAAGGGGTGGGCCCTGGGCATGAACGCCGGCGGCGGCAACATCGGCGTGGCCACCGTCCAGCTCGTCGGCCTCGGCGTCATCGCGCTCTTCACCGCACAGGGCGGACACTTCGTCCCGCTGTTCTACGTGCCGTTCATCCTGCTGGCGATCTGGGTCGCGATCCGCCACATGAACAACCTCGCCGGTGCCCGCAGCGACGCCTCCGCCCAGCTCGCCGCCACCAAGGACCGCCACTTCTGGATCATGTCCTTCCTCTACGTCGGCACGTTCGGATCCTTCATCGGCTTCGGGTTCGCCTTCGGCCTGCTGCTGCAGAACCAGTTCGGCCTCGAACCCCTGCAGGCCGCCTCCATCACCTTCCTCGGCCCCACGATCGGCTCGCTCATCCGCCCGATCGGCGGCAAGATGGCCGACCGCTTCGGCGGCGCCCGCGTGACCCTGTGGAACTTCGTCGCCATGGTCGCCGGCACCGGCGTGGTCGTGGCCGCCATCAACGCCGACTCCCTGGCCGTGTTCATCGGCGCCTTCTGCGTCGTGTTCGTCCTGACCGGCATCGGCAACGGCTCCACCTACAAGATGATCCCCTCCATCTACGCCGCCAAGGCCCAGAACGCCATCGCCCAGGGCGCCCCCCGCGAGGAGACCCTGGCCTACAACAAGCGCATCGCCAGCTCCATGCTCGGCCTGATCGGCGCGATGGGCGCCATGGGCGGCGTCGCCATCAACCTCGTCTTCCGCGAGTCCTTCCGCGCCACCGAGTCGGCCGCCCCCGGCTTCCTCGCCTTCCTCGCCTTCTACACGGTGTGCGCGATCATCACCTACGCCGTCTACATGCGCACCCCCGCGGCCACCGCCTCCACCACCACCCCGACCGGCACCACGGAGACCGTCGCACGATGA
- a CDS encoding DUF2000 domain-containing protein, with the protein MTQQMNEEKAARPSTKVVVVLREDLEAPLAANAGAVLGLALGGRLENSVAADGKDAGGGVHAGLNPHPVPMLAASGRALRTLKAEADGRGVTVVGFNEVARRSRDYVSYLDALARTGPEEVEYVGLALYGRRADVNKITRRLPLLR; encoded by the coding sequence ATGACACAGCAGATGAACGAGGAAAAGGCCGCGCGTCCGTCCACCAAGGTGGTCGTCGTCCTGCGCGAGGACCTGGAGGCTCCGCTGGCGGCCAACGCGGGCGCGGTGCTGGGCCTGGCCCTGGGCGGGCGCCTGGAGAACTCGGTGGCGGCCGACGGCAAGGACGCCGGCGGCGGCGTCCACGCGGGGCTCAACCCGCACCCCGTGCCGATGCTGGCCGCCTCGGGCCGGGCCCTGCGCACCCTCAAGGCCGAGGCCGACGGGCGCGGGGTCACGGTGGTCGGGTTCAACGAGGTGGCCCGCCGCTCCCGCGACTACGTGTCCTATCTGGACGCGCTGGCCCGGACCGGGCCCGAGGAGGTGGAGTACGTGGGGCTGGCCCTGTACGGGCGGCGCGCCGACGTCAACAAGATCACCCGGCGCCTGCCCCTGCTGCGCTGA
- a CDS encoding molybdopterin oxidoreductase family protein, producing MTHGTSTQTHCPYCALQCAMHLEPGPDGRLAARPADFPTNRGGLCRKGWTSAEVLTVPDRLTRPLMRKDRGSPLTEVDWDTALDHIAERLLALRAESGPDTVAVFGSGGLTNEKSYTLGKFARLALATSQIDYNGRFCMSSAAAGSTKAFGLDRGMPFPLTDVGQAEVVLLAGANPAETMPPMMGHLSAPTLIVIDPRRSATARVALDNGGVHLAPRPGTDLALALGLLHAARIQGWADDDYLDRRTTGFDRAWEHAAAWWPERTEQVTGVPAARIRAAADLLGRAARNRSAYILTGRGTEQHAKGTDTVSAWINLALALGLPGRQGSGYGCITGQGNGQGGREHGQKADQLPGYRKIADPDARAHVADVWGVDPDTLPGPGRSAFELLDALGEGGGPRAMLLFGSNPLVSAPDSQRVRSRLASLDFLVAADFVLSETAAMADVVLPVAQWAEESGTMTNLEGRILRRNRATAPPQSVRTDLEVLSALATRLGQPSERFPTDPDTVLAELGRASAGGAADYSGATPERLADGEALYWPVLPGSAPTPRLFLDAFAHPDGLARFVAVAHRPPAEETDAEYPLLATTGRLMGHYQSGAQTRRVRELSAAEPEVYVEVHPDTAARAGLAAGEWATVSSRRGHTRARVRIDHTARLDTVFLPFHFGGEHSANNLTNPALDPTSRMPEFKVSAVRLEPAPAP from the coding sequence ATGACCCACGGCACGAGCACCCAGACCCACTGCCCCTACTGCGCCCTGCAGTGCGCCATGCACCTGGAACCCGGACCAGACGGACGGCTCGCCGCCCGCCCGGCGGACTTCCCCACCAACCGGGGAGGCCTGTGCCGCAAGGGGTGGACCTCCGCAGAGGTGCTCACCGTGCCCGACCGCCTCACCCGACCGCTGATGCGCAAGGACCGCGGCTCCCCGCTCACCGAGGTGGACTGGGACACCGCCCTTGACCACATCGCCGAACGCCTGCTCGCCCTGAGGGCGGAGTCGGGTCCCGACACGGTGGCGGTGTTCGGCAGCGGCGGCCTGACCAACGAGAAGTCCTACACCCTGGGCAAGTTCGCCCGCCTGGCCCTGGCGACCTCCCAGATCGACTACAACGGCCGGTTCTGCATGTCCTCGGCCGCGGCCGGCTCCACCAAGGCCTTCGGGCTCGACCGCGGGATGCCCTTCCCGCTCACCGACGTCGGCCAGGCCGAGGTGGTCCTGCTGGCCGGCGCCAACCCCGCCGAGACCATGCCGCCCATGATGGGCCACCTCTCCGCACCCACCCTGATCGTCATCGACCCGCGCCGCTCGGCCACCGCCCGCGTCGCCCTGGACAACGGCGGCGTGCACCTGGCGCCCCGCCCCGGCACCGACCTGGCCCTGGCCCTGGGGCTCCTGCACGCCGCCCGCATCCAGGGCTGGGCCGACGACGACTACCTCGACCGCCGCACCACCGGCTTCGACCGGGCCTGGGAGCACGCCGCCGCCTGGTGGCCCGAACGCACCGAACAGGTCACCGGGGTGCCCGCCGCACGCATCCGCGCCGCCGCCGACCTGCTCGGGCGGGCCGCCCGCAACCGATCCGCCTACATCCTCACCGGACGCGGAACCGAACAGCACGCCAAGGGCACCGACACCGTCTCGGCGTGGATCAACCTGGCCCTGGCCCTGGGCCTGCCCGGCCGCCAGGGCTCCGGCTACGGGTGCATCACCGGCCAGGGCAACGGCCAGGGCGGACGCGAGCACGGACAAAAGGCCGACCAGCTGCCCGGCTATCGCAAGATCGCCGACCCCGACGCCCGCGCGCACGTGGCCGACGTGTGGGGAGTGGACCCCGACACCCTGCCCGGGCCCGGCCGCTCGGCCTTCGAACTCCTGGACGCCCTGGGCGAGGGCGGCGGGCCGCGCGCCATGCTGCTGTTCGGCTCCAACCCCCTGGTCTCGGCCCCCGACTCGCAACGGGTGCGATCACGCCTGGCCTCCCTGGACTTCCTGGTCGCCGCCGACTTCGTGCTCTCCGAGACCGCCGCGATGGCCGACGTCGTCCTGCCCGTGGCCCAGTGGGCCGAGGAGTCGGGCACCATGACCAACCTCGAAGGCCGCATCCTGCGCCGCAACCGCGCCACCGCACCCCCCCAGAGCGTACGCACCGACCTGGAGGTGCTCTCCGCGCTGGCCACCCGCCTCGGCCAGCCCTCCGAACGCTTCCCCACCGACCCCGACACCGTCCTGGCCGAACTGGGCCGTGCCTCGGCCGGGGGAGCGGCCGACTACTCCGGCGCCACCCCCGAGCGCCTGGCCGACGGCGAGGCCCTGTACTGGCCCGTGCTGCCCGGGTCCGCCCCCACACCGCGCCTGTTCCTGGACGCCTTCGCCCACCCCGACGGGCTGGCGCGCTTCGTCGCGGTCGCCCACCGGCCCCCCGCCGAGGAGACCGACGCCGAGTACCCGCTGCTGGCCACCACCGGCCGCCTCATGGGCCACTACCAGTCCGGCGCCCAGACCCGCCGCGTGCGCGAACTGAGCGCGGCCGAACCCGAGGTGTACGTGGAGGTCCACCCCGACACCGCCGCCCGCGCCGGACTCGCGGCCGGGGAGTGGGCCACCGTCTCCTCCCGGCGCGGACACACCCGCGCCCGGGTGCGCATCGACCACACCGCCCGCCTGGACACGGTGTTCCTGCCCTTCCACTTCGGCGGCGAACACAGCGCCAACAACCTCACCAACCCCGCCCTGGACCCCACCAGCCGCATGCCCGAGTTCAAGGTCAGCGCCGTGCGGCTCGAACCCGCACCCGCCCCTTGA
- a CDS encoding NUDIX domain-containing protein, with product MRWTVHSEKSLYTDPWIDLRIAEVELPGGRRIAHRLLRRPPGAGAVVCDDQDRVLLLWRHRFITDTWGYEIPMGGVLPGESTMAAAARETEEETGWRPGPLRPLLYAQPSNGLTDSEHHVFVADSAERVGAPTDHWESERITWLPLARVPDLVRERTLVSGTSMNALLYLYATRPRP from the coding sequence GTGCGCTGGACCGTCCATTCGGAGAAGTCGCTCTACACCGACCCCTGGATCGACCTGCGGATCGCCGAGGTCGAACTGCCCGGAGGCCGGCGCATCGCCCACCGCCTGCTGCGCCGCCCGCCCGGTGCGGGGGCCGTGGTGTGCGACGACCAGGACCGCGTGCTGCTGCTGTGGCGGCACCGGTTCATCACCGACACCTGGGGCTATGAGATCCCCATGGGCGGGGTCCTGCCGGGGGAGAGCACGATGGCGGCCGCGGCCCGCGAGACCGAGGAGGAGACCGGCTGGCGGCCCGGCCCCCTGCGCCCGCTGCTGTACGCCCAGCCCTCCAACGGCCTCACCGACAGCGAGCACCACGTCTTCGTGGCCGACTCCGCCGAACGCGTGGGCGCCCCCACCGACCACTGGGAGTCCGAGCGGATCACCTGGCTGCCGCTGGCACGGGTACCGGACCTGGTCCGGGAGCGCACGCTGGTCAGCGGCACGTCGATGAACGCCCTGCTGTACCTGTACGCCACCCGCCCGCGGCCCTGA
- a CDS encoding Lrp/AsnC family transcriptional regulator, with product MDELDSAIVRELQTDARQTNRALAGRLGIAPSTCLERVRLLQRRGVIRGYHADIDPAALNRVVEAFISVQLRPPSRQVIEGFKAAMFALPEVLAVYVVAGEQDFLVHVSLPSLDTLHSFLIDRLTQRREVMSFRSQIIYDSARKSVHAPLE from the coding sequence ATGGACGAACTTGATTCGGCGATCGTGCGCGAACTCCAAACGGATGCGCGCCAGACCAACCGCGCACTGGCCGGACGGCTGGGCATCGCGCCCTCCACCTGCCTGGAGCGGGTGCGCCTGCTCCAGCGGCGCGGCGTCATCCGCGGCTACCACGCCGACATCGACCCGGCGGCGCTCAACCGTGTGGTCGAGGCGTTCATCTCGGTGCAACTGCGCCCGCCCAGCCGCCAGGTGATCGAGGGCTTCAAGGCCGCGATGTTCGCACTGCCCGAGGTCCTGGCGGTCTACGTGGTGGCCGGCGAACAGGACTTCCTCGTGCACGTGTCCCTGCCCTCACTGGACACGCTGCACAGCTTCCTCATCGACCGGCTCACCCAGCGCCGCGAGGTGATGAGCTTCCGCAGCCAGATCATCTACGACAGCGCCCGCAAGAGCGTGCACGCGCCCCTGGAGTGA
- a CDS encoding nucleoside hydrolase, translating into MAPAPIVLDSDPGLDDAVALQYLLGTGLWDLKAYTAVGGNAPVDRAFRNARGLARAFGIDGDVPVHRGAGRTVSRVVSDSGFHGPTGLGEEELPDSTAPEQEESAAAALLRLSHRHEGELTVVATGPLTNVAAALLQDPGLARRVRRLVFMGGAARVPGNCTPLAEFNVWADPDAADIVVSSGIPYTMVGLDATHGWRFTHQDLARLDAAGPGQEMTARFMRTYLRAYETNHGDGSCPLHDPLAVGVAAEESFVTTATGTVVVECASELGRGQTVFLAQDKAERYSYPPHILDRTRHTGRVALGTGPRDFSTHFTETLLRRPSL; encoded by the coding sequence GTGGCACCCGCACCGATCGTGCTCGACAGCGATCCCGGCCTGGATGACGCCGTCGCACTGCAGTACCTGCTCGGCACCGGGCTGTGGGACCTGAAGGCCTACACCGCGGTGGGCGGCAACGCCCCGGTGGACCGGGCCTTCCGCAACGCCCGCGGCCTGGCGCGGGCCTTCGGCATCGACGGTGACGTCCCGGTCCACCGGGGCGCCGGCCGCACCGTCAGCCGGGTCGTGAGCGACTCGGGCTTCCACGGACCCACCGGGCTGGGCGAGGAGGAGCTCCCCGACTCCACGGCGCCCGAGCAGGAGGAGTCGGCGGCCGCCGCGCTCCTGCGGCTCTCGCACCGCCACGAGGGCGAACTGACCGTCGTGGCCACCGGGCCGCTCACCAACGTCGCCGCCGCGCTCCTGCAGGACCCGGGCCTGGCCCGCCGGGTGCGCCGCCTGGTCTTCATGGGCGGAGCCGCCCGGGTGCCGGGCAACTGCACCCCGCTGGCCGAGTTCAACGTCTGGGCCGACCCGGACGCGGCCGACATCGTGGTCTCCAGCGGCATCCCGTACACGATGGTCGGCCTGGACGCCACCCACGGCTGGCGCTTCACGCACCAGGACCTGGCCCGGCTCGACGCCGCGGGCCCGGGCCAGGAGATGACCGCCCGCTTCATGCGCACCTACCTGCGGGCCTACGAGACCAACCACGGGGACGGCTCCTGCCCCCTGCACGACCCGCTGGCGGTCGGCGTGGCGGCCGAGGAGTCCTTCGTCACCACCGCCACCGGCACGGTCGTCGTGGAGTGCGCGAGCGAGCTGGGCCGCGGCCAGACCGTGTTCCTGGCCCAGGACAAGGCCGAGCGCTACTCCTACCCGCCGCACATCCTGGACCGCACCCGCCACACGGGCCGGGTGGCCCTGGGAACCGGGCCGCGCGACTTCAGCACCCACTTCACCGAGACCCTGCTACGCCGTCCCAGCCTCTGA
- a CDS encoding LacI family DNA-binding transcriptional regulator has translation MPEVTLRDVARESGYSIATVSRVLGGTRTVGAQADRKVRAAAERLGYRPNQVARALRSRSTGTIGLVLPQITNPFFPMLVRGVEHALHSRGRGLLIADCDDDPELEASRISALLDRQVDALLVIPVHEAHSRAAVAAGAQRTPLVQLDRRCGTDVADSVAVDNTAGMALVLDHLAGTGRRRVCFLGSAGTDSAAVERRTAYRNGVAALDPAGAERVELGDFSVEWGRAAAERVWPSRPDAVVCANDLIAVGAMQQLRRMGADIPGEVAVTGFDDVAIASLAEPALTTVRQPVTGLAEEAVRLLDQRLSEHTDRPHHAIRLAPELVVRASSAPGTTRE, from the coding sequence ATGCCAGAGGTGACGCTGCGCGATGTGGCGCGGGAGTCGGGCTACTCGATCGCCACCGTCTCCCGGGTCCTGGGCGGCACCCGCACCGTGGGGGCCCAGGCCGACCGCAAGGTCCGGGCGGCCGCCGAGCGCCTGGGCTACCGCCCCAACCAGGTGGCCCGCGCCCTGCGCAGCCGTTCGACCGGGACCATCGGCCTGGTCCTGCCCCAGATCACCAACCCGTTCTTCCCCATGCTCGTGCGCGGTGTGGAGCACGCCCTCCACAGCCGCGGGCGCGGCCTGCTGATCGCCGACTGCGACGACGACCCGGAGCTGGAGGCCTCGCGCATCAGCGCGCTGCTGGACCGGCAGGTGGACGCCCTGCTGGTCATCCCCGTCCACGAGGCCCACAGCCGGGCGGCGGTGGCCGCCGGGGCCCAGCGCACACCCCTGGTCCAGCTCGACCGCCGCTGCGGCACCGACGTCGCCGACTCCGTGGCCGTGGACAACACCGCGGGCATGGCCCTGGTCCTGGACCACCTGGCCGGCACCGGCCGCCGGCGCGTGTGCTTCCTGGGCTCGGCCGGCACCGACTCCGCGGCCGTGGAACGGCGCACCGCCTACCGCAACGGGGTCGCGGCCCTGGACCCCGCGGGCGCCGAACGCGTCGAGCTCGGCGACTTCTCCGTGGAGTGGGGGCGCGCCGCGGCCGAGCGCGTGTGGCCCTCGCGCCCCGACGCCGTGGTCTGCGCCAACGACCTGATCGCGGTGGGCGCGATGCAGCAGCTGCGCCGGATGGGGGCGGACATCCCTGGCGAGGTCGCCGTCACCGGGTTCGACGACGTCGCGATCGCCTCCCTGGCCGAACCCGCCCTGACCACCGTCCGCCAGCCCGTCACCGGGCTCGCCGAGGAGGCGGTGCGGCTGCTCGACCAGCGCCTGAGCGAGCACACGGACCGGCCCCACCACGCGATCCGCCTCGCGCCCGAGCTGGTCGTACGCGCCTCCAGCGCGCCGGGGACCACGCGGGAGTGA
- a CDS encoding DoxX family protein, with protein sequence MYDAHVITTVLAAAFVGFSAVCVFARAPWVTGPLTDYGVPESWMLWLGTAKAAGAVGLLVGLFVPVIGLLATIGLCLYFTGAVITVLRARVYAHVAAPLLYAAPVVAAAVLGAAV encoded by the coding sequence ATGTACGACGCCCACGTCATCACCACCGTCCTGGCCGCCGCCTTCGTCGGCTTCTCCGCCGTCTGCGTCTTCGCCCGCGCCCCGTGGGTCACCGGGCCCCTGACCGACTACGGCGTCCCCGAGTCCTGGATGCTCTGGCTGGGCACCGCCAAGGCCGCCGGCGCGGTCGGCCTGCTGGTGGGCCTGTTCGTGCCGGTGATCGGACTGCTCGCCACGATCGGCCTGTGCCTGTACTTCACCGGCGCGGTCATCACCGTGCTCCGCGCCCGCGTGTACGCCCACGTCGCCGCCCCGCTGTTGTACGCGGCCCCGGTGGTCGCCGCCGCGGTGCTGGGCGCGGCGGTCTGA